The window GTGCCTGTTTTTACAAATACATTTCTGTGGATTTTGATTCATTTCTTGGTTCCATTGGAAGCGATAAAATACTAGCTAAATCAGCTATTTCTTCATTAGTAAGAGCCGCGGTACTTTCGAATCCGTCTGGAAAGCAAAATTCAACTGCTGCTCACAATCCACCTCATTTCATTGGAATCGAAATCAAAGATAGGAAAGTCCCAGTCAATCTTGCAAATGCCTTTGTAAAGCCGATCGCTCCCGATAGTAAACTTTCTTTAAATGACAAGTCCATCGACGCCTTAGCAAAATATGCAAAGCGAAACCGAGAAGCCTTCTCCTTACCAATGAAAGACCAGGCGCATTTCGTATTTACTGAAGAGGAAGGTTTGGGAGACGAATTCTCGAATCATTCCTTCGTAAAATTGGATGATCTGATCCAATGGTTAGAGAAACATACAGGAGCTTGATATGAAGTATCTCGCACTTCGGCTCGAAAGCTATCTCATGTCGTTTGGAGAAGGTGATTACTGGGATGTTAGAGGAACCGCTGCCTTTCCAACGAAGAGTTCTATATTAGGAATCCTTTCCGCTTGTCTTGGGTTGGATTGGACCAATGAGCAGCAAACAAAGGACATTGTTACTATCGGAGAGTCTCTTTCCTTATCCGTTAGAGAAGACAGTAAGTGTATGATTCAAAGAGATTACCATACAATTTTAGATACGTTGAGGGCAGATGGAAAGCTGAATCCAAATGCAGTACAGTCCTATCGGAATTATCTAATGGATGGTTCATTTACTGCCCTACTTTCTTTCTCAGATCCCAGCGTCTTTGAAAAAGTTAAATCTTCTTTATCAAATCCAGCTTGGTCTATATTCCTAGGAAGAAAAGCTTGCTCCCCAACACTCCCCATATATTGGAATGAGGAGATAGAGGGAGAAAATTCAAAATTAGTCTTTGCAAAATTGGAAACAATTCCGCAAGCGAAGTCAAGAATGCTTGGAATAATCCCAAAGAAGCAATCTTGGGCAAAAAGTGAAAACGATAAACAACCGTTAGCATGTGTCACGGAGGAAAACTTAGAAAGCGATTATAAAAAGTCTCTCATTCGAGATACAGTAGTAAATCCGACATTAAGAGTTTTCGCACAAAGAGAAATATATAAATTTTACGTAGGAGTCCCCGATGTATCTATCCCAACTTAAACTCGATCTCCGAAACCGAATAACACAAAACTGGCTAAAAAATCCTTATCACATTCATCAGAGGTTATGGATGGCGTTTTCGGATGATTTCCAAAAGGGTGATTCTGAATCGGCTCCCTTCCTTTATCAATTCGATACGAATCAAATACCGGGAAGTTCGATTTCGCCAAGAATCTTAGTTTTTTCGACCCAAGCTCCTAATTGGAAGAAAGCTTTTGGCAATTTCTCCGTATTAGAAGAAATTCCAGATAACCGTAGTATCAAAGAAATTTCTCCTTCCTTTATCCGGACCGGGATCAGTTTGCGATTTTCCATTACTGCGAACCCGACTAAAAAGAAAAAAGACTACCGTAGTTTATTTAGAGAAGAATTGAAAAATTATCCGGAAATATGCGATCATTCGAATCAAAACTTGTATTCGGAAGGAAAGGCAAAACTGGAAGAACTGATTAAGACCGTCAGCCATGAGCAAAGAGAGAAATTGAAATCGAAAAAGGTGGGCGTATATAGAGAACAGGAGCAGTTGCAATGGATTGCCAAACGAGGATCCGAAAATGGCTTCGAAATATTGAATGTTATAATTGAGTCGAGCGGGAATAGTAATGCTTTCAAAACAAAAGCAACTGAAAGGCATAAAATCTCCAAAATCCACACCGTTACATTCTCCGGCGTTCTCCGCATAACAAATCCCGAAAAATTCAAAACCGCTTATACAAAAGGAATCGGTTCCGGCAAAGCTTTCGGCTGCGGAATGCTACTATTAGCCAGAATTTAAGAATCTTATTTTATAAATACATAAAATTTACATCATATACCTATTTGGGATAAGACTCTTTCGAAACAAGTATTTGCGGATCGGGAGAAAAACAACTCCGATATATTTTTTGCTAATATATGTTCCGTTCGGTTCCGATGCGTATAACGTCATGGCAAATCGGAATCTCCAGGAACTTCCGAAATTCGAAGACAACTGGTCCTACCTATATTTTGAAAAAGGCAGAATAGACCAGTTCCAAAAGTCTGTCGGATATCATTATTTAGACAAAGTAGTTCCGATCCCGATAGAAACGTTATGTCTTCTTCTACTTGGTCCAGGAACTACGATTACGCATGAAGCGATCAAAAGGATCTCAGAAAGTCGCTGTCTCCTTGCATGGACTGGAGAGGGAGGAGTCCGCTTTTATTCGTCCGGATATACAGGAACATATTCCGCAAGGAACCTTCTTCGCCAAGTTGAAGCGTACGGCGATAAAACGGAAAGAGACAAGGTGATTCGCAGGATGTATCAATTCCGATTTGCAGAAACAATCCCAATTAACTCCTCCATAGAACAAATCCGCGGAATGGAAGGAGCAAGGGTCCGTAAAATTTACAAAGAATGGTCAGAAAAAACGGGTGTTCCTTGGAAAAGCAGATCATACGACCAGAATAGCTGGGACTACAGTGATCCGGTAAATCGGGCACTATCTTCGGCAAATGCTTGTTTATATGGAGTGGTCCACGCAGCTATTTTACAAGCAGGCTTTTCTCCTGCTATAGGCTTTGTTCATACGGGCAAACAACTTTCTTTCATATATGATATAGCTGATCTATACAAGGCGGAGTTAACTATTCCCCTATCTTTTAAGATCGTCGCAGATGATACAACGAATGTCGAAAGAAGAGTTCGATTTGCATGCAGAGATATATTCAAGCAAAGTAAATTATTGAAACGAATTATTCCGGATGCTAAGGAGTTGATCTATGGTGGTATTGATCCTGGAGAGGGTGAAGATTTCACAGAGGGGAGAGATGTCGCGATTAGCCATTGAATTAAAACCCGGTGTCTTTGTCGCAACCGTAGGAGCAAGAGTTCGCGACCAAATCTGGAAAAAAGTCTGCGAAGAATGGAAATCCGATGCCTTAATGTTGTATTCCAGTAATACGGAACAAGGATATGTAATCCGTTCCAACGGGGATCCTTCAAGAGAAATTGTAGAATTTGAAGGCCTATTGTTAATCGCGAAACCGGATCCAAAGGCGAATCACCGGGAAGCCGAAGCGGCTACGGAAACTGATAGTAACGGTGACGGATCACCCGCTCCATCTCCGTTCTTAAGCCTCGAAGAATTCTTTAAAGAAAGGGCGGATTCGCTTCGCTCTGAATTGGACCATAACCCAGATAATTAATAGACATAATACATCAATTTGCTATACAAATTCTTAGCCTATTCCCCACACACGTGGGGATGAACCGAAAAGGGACGAACCACTTTTTACGAAGTCATGCTATTCCCCACACACGTGGGGATGAACCGGAACTTCCGAACACCCCGTTTGGATATGGTGCCTATTCCCCACACACGTGGGGATGAACCGTGGTGAAATGTTTTTTAAGCGAATCGACCATTCTATTCCCCACACACGTGGGGATGAACCGAGGCGGGTGGAATCGATTCCATTGACTGCCAGCTATTCCCCACACACGTGGGGATGAACCGATCCACCTTCTCGATAAGTCGAGAGATTTTAACTATTCCCCACACACGTGGGGATGAACCGTCGACCTTGACTTCCAATAACCCGATCGATTCCTATTCCCCACACACGTGGGGATGAACCGGTCCAATTCATAATGATCTTCTGTAAACTCGTCTATTCCCCACACACGTGGGGATGAACCTTTCGGATAATATCCGTTCAGATATACGGACTTTCTATTCCCCACACACGTGGGGATGAACCGTCTTATCGATTTTGGATACGGATCAGAAAAGCCTATTCCCCACACACGTGGGGATGAACCAGCTAAATTTCCTAACTTAAAATTGATATCAAACCTATTCCCCACACACGTGGGGATGAACCGTGTCATCCCCTACCAATCCCGCAACCGTTCAACTATTCCCCACACACGTGGGGATGAACCGCATCTTCTTCCTCCTTCGTGATCGAATGCTGACTATTCCCCACACACGTGGGGATGAACCGAGTAGCTACGCTTTTCAGAAGCGTCTTCTCGCCTATTCCCCACACACGTGGGGATGAACCGGGGGTGATAGGATGAGTAGAGATAGAGTTGACTATTCCCCACACACGTGGGGATGAACCGCGCTGTGACTTCAATCCCTTTCGACCCTCTTCCTATTCCCCACACACGTGGGGATGAACCGGAAATGGAAATCATAATTAAATATGATTGAGGCTATTCCCCACACACGTGGGGATGAACCGCGAAATCCCAAGTTCTTGAAGTGCGTATCTTACTATTCCCCACACACGTGGGGATGAACCGGTCAACGAAAGCGTTTATCTTTCTGCTCCAGCCTACTCCCTACACATGTAGGGATGATGTGCACAATTAGAGGTTCCGATGGTGTTCGATAAAATAAAAAAGCCAGAATATATCCATCCTGGCTTCCAGTAAGGTCTCTCGTACAAACACTATAACTGCGAATCTATTCAAGGATGGATCAA is drawn from Leptospira fainei serovar Hurstbridge str. BUT 6 and contains these coding sequences:
- the cas5e gene encoding type I-E CRISPR-associated protein Cas5/CasD produces the protein MKYLALRLESYLMSFGEGDYWDVRGTAAFPTKSSILGILSACLGLDWTNEQQTKDIVTIGESLSLSVREDSKCMIQRDYHTILDTLRADGKLNPNAVQSYRNYLMDGSFTALLSFSDPSVFEKVKSSLSNPAWSIFLGRKACSPTLPIYWNEEIEGENSKLVFAKLETIPQAKSRMLGIIPKKQSWAKSENDKQPLACVTEENLESDYKKSLIRDTVVNPTLRVFAQREIYKFYVGVPDVSIPT
- the cas1e gene encoding type I-E CRISPR-associated endonuclease Cas1e — encoded protein: MANRNLQELPKFEDNWSYLYFEKGRIDQFQKSVGYHYLDKVVPIPIETLCLLLLGPGTTITHEAIKRISESRCLLAWTGEGGVRFYSSGYTGTYSARNLLRQVEAYGDKTERDKVIRRMYQFRFAETIPINSSIEQIRGMEGARVRKIYKEWSEKTGVPWKSRSYDQNSWDYSDPVNRALSSANACLYGVVHAAILQAGFSPAIGFVHTGKQLSFIYDIADLYKAELTIPLSFKIVADDTTNVERRVRFACRDIFKQSKLLKRIIPDAKELIYGGIDPGEGEDFTEGRDVAISH
- the cas6e gene encoding type I-E CRISPR-associated protein Cas6/Cse3/CasE, whose amino-acid sequence is MYLSQLKLDLRNRITQNWLKNPYHIHQRLWMAFSDDFQKGDSESAPFLYQFDTNQIPGSSISPRILVFSTQAPNWKKAFGNFSVLEEIPDNRSIKEISPSFIRTGISLRFSITANPTKKKKDYRSLFREELKNYPEICDHSNQNLYSEGKAKLEELIKTVSHEQREKLKSKKVGVYREQEQLQWIAKRGSENGFEILNVIIESSGNSNAFKTKATERHKISKIHTVTFSGVLRITNPEKFKTAYTKGIGSGKAFGCGMLLLARI
- the cas2e gene encoding type I-E CRISPR-associated endoribonuclease Cas2e — its product is MSRLAIELKPGVFVATVGARVRDQIWKKVCEEWKSDALMLYSSNTEQGYVIRSNGDPSREIVEFEGLLLIAKPDPKANHREAEAATETDSNGDGSPAPSPFLSLEEFFKERADSLRSELDHNPDN